The proteins below are encoded in one region of Mangifera indica cultivar Alphonso chromosome 7, CATAS_Mindica_2.1, whole genome shotgun sequence:
- the LOC123220775 gene encoding uncharacterized protein LOC123220775 codes for MGSEKDHYKVEKFDGTNFSFWKMQMEDYLYQKDLYLPLKEKPTDMKDEDWKVLDRKALGAIRLSLSRAVAFNVKNQDTTASLMKSLSNLYEQPSGADLEDINKLKKQLSSEFEMKDLGVAKQILGMRINRDKKRGTLQLSQAEYIRKVLQRFSMSDAKPVKIPLASHFRLSKDQYPQTDEERAYMDKVPYASAIGSLMYAMVCTRPDIAHAVGAVSRFMSNPGKQHWEVVKWILRYLRGTTEKCLYFKKSDLKLQGYVDADFAGEVDHRKSTTGYVFTLGATAISWVSQLQRIVTLSTTEAEYVAVTEASKELIWLQGLLAELGFKQVLNVLHSDSQSAIHLAKNSAFHSRTKHIGLRYHFIRTLLDEEVLTLVKILGSKNPADMLTKPVTIEKLELCSASVGLHG; via the exons ATGGGTTCAGAGAAAGACCATTACAAGGTTGAAAAGTTCGATGGGACGAACTTTAGTTTCTGGAAGATGCAGATGGAGGATTATCTGTACCAGAAAGACTTGTACTTACCGCTCAAAGAAAAGCCAACAGACATGAAAGATGAAGATTGGAAAGTTTTAGATCGTAAAGCTCTAGGTGCGATTCGATTGAGTCTATCGAGAGCAGTAGCCTTTAATGTGAAGAATCAAGACACGACAGCGTCTCTCATGAAATCCTTATCAAATCTCTACGAACAACCTT CTGGTGCAGATTTGGAagatataaacaaattgaagaAACAACTGTCTAgtgaatttgagatgaaggatttgggggTAGCAAAACAGATTCTTGGAATGAGAATTAACAGAGATAAGAAGAGAGGTACATTGCAATTGTCTCAAGCAGAGTACATTCGTAAGGTTCTTCAACGCTTTAGTATGAGTGATGCTAAACCAGTCAAAATTCCCCTAGCCAGTCACTTTAGACTTTCCAAGGATCAGTATCCACAGACAGATGAAGAAAGGGCATACATGGATAAAGTTCCATATGCATCTGCAATTGGAAGTTTGATGTATGCTATGGTTTGCACGAGGCCAGATATTGCTCATGCAGTGGGAGCAGTTAGTAGATTTATGTCTAATCCAGGCAAGCAGCATTGGGAGGTAGTTAAATGGATTTTGAGGTATCTACGAGGTACAACAGAAAAATGTTTATACTTTAAAAAGAGTGATTTGAAGCTACAAGGATATGTTGATGCTGACTTTGCTGGAGAGGTAGATCATAGAAAGAGCACTACAGGGTACGTTTTTACTTTGGGTGCTACAGCCATTAGTTGGGTTTCCCAACTACAGAGGATTGTGACTTTGTCTACGACTGAGGCAGAGTATGTAGCTGTTACAGAAGCAAGCAAAGAACTGATTTGGTTACAAGGTCTGTTAGCAGAATTGGGGTTCAAACAAGTGTTGAATGTGTTGCACAGTGACAGTCAGAGTGCGATACACTTAGCCAAGAATTCGGCATTTCACTCGAGGACCAAGCATATAGGTCTACGATATCATTTCATTCGTACTTTGTTGGATGAAGAAGTGCTGACACTTGTGAAGATTCTTGGAAGTAAAAATCCAGCTGACATGTTGACCAAGCCAGTGACAATCGAAAAACTGGAGCTGTGTTCAGCTTCAGTCGGTCTTCATGGTTGA
- the LOC123220041 gene encoding 60S ribosomal protein L13-1-like, whose amino-acid sequence MQGQIGGACKVKAGDSAPEELATATQVQGPYMPITLEKPTVELVKVSQEMRSFKAYNKLCVERMNTCHAGARLKTAAEVEKEEK is encoded by the exons ATGCAAGGCCAAATTGGTGGTGCTTGCAAGGTCAAG GCTGGTGATTCTGCTCCAGAGGAACTGGCAACGGCAACTCAAGTACAAGGACCGTACATGCCTATCACCCTTGAGAAGCCTACGGTGGAGCTTGTTAAAGTTAGTCAAGAGATGAGGTCTTTCAAGGCATACAACAAGCTGTGTGTGGAGAGGATGAACACCTGCCATGCTGGTGCAAGGCTGAAAACGGCTGCAGAGGTTGAAAAGGAAGAGAAGTAA
- the LOC123220038 gene encoding 60S ribosomal protein L13-1 isoform X2, which yields MVKHNNVVPNGHFKKHWQNYVKTWFNQPARKTRRRIARQKKAVKIFPRPTAGPLRPIVHGQTLKYNMKLRAGRGFTLEELKAAGIPKKLAPTIGISVDHRRKNRSLESLQANVQRLKAYKAKLVVFPRRARKVKAGDSAPEELATATQVHGPYMPITLEKPTVELVKVSQEMKSFKAYNKLRVERTNTRHVGARLKKAAEAEKEEKK from the exons ATGGTGAAGCATAACAATGTTGTGCCTAATGGGCACTTCAAAAAGCACTGGCAAAACTATGTCAAGACTTGGTTTAACCAGCCCGCGAGAAAGACTAGGCGTCGCATTG CTCGTCAAAAGAAGGCCGTAAAGATTTTCCCTCGTCCGACGGCGGGCCCTCTTCGCCCCATCGTTCATGGGCAGACTTTGAAGTACAATATGAAGCTCAGGGCTGGGAGAGGCTTCACGCTTGAAGAACTTAAA GCTGCAGGTATTCCCAAGAAGCTTGCTCCAACCATCGGTATATCAGTTGATCATCGTCGTAAGAACCGATCTCTGGAGAGCCTCCAAGCCAATGTTCAGAGGCTGAAGGCATACAAGGCCAAATTGGTTGTCTTCCCAAGACGTGCTCGCAAGGTCAAG GCTGGTGATTCTGCTCCAGAGGAACTGGCAACAGCAACTCAAGTGCATGGTCCCTACATGCCTATCACCCTTGAGAAGCCTACGGTGGAGCTTGTTAAAGTTAGTCAAGAGATGAAGTCATTCAAGGCATACAACAAGCTGCGTGTGGAGAGGACGAACACCCGCCATGTTGGTGCAAGGCTGAAAAAGGCTGCAGAGGCtgaaaaggaagagaagaagTAA